One Hippoglossus stenolepis isolate QCI-W04-F060 chromosome 9, HSTE1.2, whole genome shotgun sequence genomic region harbors:
- the prr16 gene encoding protein Largen, with amino-acid sequence MSGKPNAEAEGVVSKVKVKKEIKTIVKNLETILGDLKDVAKELKEVVHDIDTLTCDLQLEEDGMTDSSKTDTLNSSSSSTTTTTTVSSLEKMKLFPEDFIFKTPGPIVPVPVHPPAVLTVLRKAHPPLPPPRHTPLRAEDHNMKNLPHPTLMLSGNISKANGSLLRNGGVFPLKTRDLFSSTPCFLSSDSGFPESGLVPTLPRPMPLLRHEKNKCPKAPRREPRERERVRFSEKVQYHGYCPDCDLQYDVDDTELHLQAELSDLRLSPVHCCSSSSPPPHHALPHDLMLENGGLPFSHSFPPTANAPPPFVPPHPPSLKPQKTILRKSTTTTV; translated from the exons ATGTCAGGAAAACCTAATGCGGAGGCTGAAGGAGTAGTCtccaaagtgaaagtgaaaaaggaGATCAAGACAATCGTGAAGAATTTGGAGACCATCCTGGGAGACCTGAAGGATGTAGCCAAAGAGCTGAAGGAG GTCGTCCATGACATCGACACCCTGACTTGTGACCTGCAACTGGAGGAGGACGGAATGACAGACAGCTCTAAGACAGACACCCTCAACTCCAGCTCgagctccaccaccaccacgaccACCGTTTCCAGCCTGGAGAAGATGAAGCTCTTCCCCGAGGACTTCATCTTTAAAACCCCTGGGCCCATCGTCCCGGTCCCTGTCCACCCTCCTGCAGTACTGACTGTGCTGAGGAAAGCCCACCCGCCCTTACCACCACCAAGACATACGCCGCTAAGAGCCGAGGATCACAACATGAAGAATCTGCCTCATCCGACTTTAATGTTATCAGGGAATATATCCAAGGCTAACGGGTCTCTGTTGAGGAATGGCGGGGTTTTCCCGTTGAAAACCAGGGATTTATTCTCCTCCACGCCATGTTTCCTTTCGAGTGACAGCGGGTTCCCTGAGTCCGGGCTTGTTCCTACATTGCCCAGGCCCATGCCCCTTCTCCgtcatgaaaaaaacaaatgcccAAAGGCCCCTCGTAGGGAGCCTCGTGAGAGGGAGCGTGTCCGTTTCAGCGAGAAGGTCCAGTACCACGGCTACTGCCCGGACTGCGACCTCCAGTACGACGTGGACGACACAGAACTACACTTACAGGCCGAGCTGAGCGACTTGAGGCTTAGCCCGGTAcactgctgctcttcctcctcccctcctccacatCATGCTCTTCCTCATGATCTCATGTTGGAAAACGGCGGCCTCCCGTTCAGCCACAGTTTCCCACCGACAGCGAACGCTCCTCCACCTTTTGTGCCTCCTCACCCGCCTTCCCTCAAGCCCCAGAAAACAATCCTTCGCAAATCAACCACCACCACGGTTTGA
- the hsd17b4 gene encoding peroxisomal multifunctional enzyme type 2, whose translation MSLSFEGRVVLVTGAGGGLGREYALAFAERGASVVVNDLGADTKGGGKSSAAADKVVEEIRAKGGNAVANYDSVEDGEKLIQTTLDAFGRLDVVVNNAGILRDRSFARTSDLDWDLIQRVHLRGSFLVTRAAWNHMKNQKFGRIIMTASAAGIYGNFGQANYSAAKLGLLGLANTLAIEGSKYNIHCNTIAPVAGSRLTETIMPPDLVASLKSEYVAPLVLWLCHDQCQENGGLFEVGAGWIGKLRWERSQGRILRRKNQPMSVEAVRDQWDKICDFTDATKPSSVQESLSSIVTVLSQVESAEAVDANPTSAVASTSGINPAMAVGQKMEATTFSFTHTQCILYALGVGMSTKDPDHLRFLYEGDPDFSCLPTFGVIPSQAAMMDGGLASIPGLNIDFTQVLHGEQYLELYKPLPTSGELTSQATIADVLDKGSGALILLDVNTYSDGELLCFNQFSVFVVGAGGFGGKRTSDKVKVAVSPPQRAPDAVVIDSTTRDQAALYRLSGDWNPLHIDPSFAAMGGFKAPILHGLCSFGFAARHVLKHFADNDPSRFKAIKVRFVKPVLPGQSLQTEMWKEGNRIHIQCKVKETDAVVLSGAYVDLHPASDASPENLSQGAGFQSELVFAEIGRRVKDAGSELVKKVNAVFGWEITKDGKNTAQWTIDLKNGSGCVHEGPFSGKTDVTFTVSDEDFMEVVQGKLNPQKAFFSGKLKVRGNIMLSQKLEVILKDHAKL comes from the exons ATGTCTCTGTCTTTCGAGGGAAGAGTCGTGCTTGTCACCGGAGCCGGAGGAG gCCTTGGCAGAGAATATGCACTGGCTTTTGCTGAAAGAGGTGCCTCTGTAGTAG TGAATGACCTTGGGGCTGACACTAAAGGGGGTGGAAAGAGTTCTGCAGCCGCTGATAAGGTGGTGGAGGAGATAAGAGCGAAGGGAGGAAATGCCGTGGCGAACTACG ATTCTGTAGAGGACGGAGAAAAACTGATCCAGACAACGCTAGATGCATTTGGAAGACTAG ATGTTGTCGTAAACAATGCTGG GATCCTCCGTGACCGATCGTTTGCCAGGACGAGTGATTTGGACTGGG ACCTGATTCAAAGAGTTCACTTGAGAGGCTCCTTCCTGGTGACTCGAGCCGCCTGGAACCACATGAAAAACCAAAAGTTTGGCAG AATCATCATGACGGCTTCAGCCGCAGGCATCTATGGTAACTTCGGCCAGGCCAACTACAGCGCGGCCAAGCTGGGCCTGCTGGGCCTGGCAAACACCTTGGCCATCGAGGGAAGCAAGTACAACATCCACTGCAACACTATTGCCCCCGTTGCAGGGTCACGACTCACAGAGACCATCATGCCCCCAG acCTTGTGGCATCTCTGAAGTCTGAGTATGTGGCTCCCCTGGTCCTCTGGCTCTGTCATGATCAATGTCAAGAAAATGGAGGACTATTTGAG gtCGGTGCAGGCTGGATTGGTAAAT TGCGCTGGGAGCGTTCTCAGGGCCGCATTTTGAGACGGAAGAATCAACCCATGAGTGTTGAAGCTGTCAGGGACCAGTGGGACAAAATCTGTGATTTCACAGACGCCACCAAGCCTTCATCTGTACAAG AGTCTCTCAGCTCAATTGTGACGGTGCTGTCTCAAGTCGAGTCGGCGGAAGCAGTCGACGCAAATCCAACATCTGCTGTGGCCTCCACCTCGGGGATCAATCCT gcAATGGCAGTGGGACAAAAAATGGAGGCGACCACGTTCAGcttcacccacacacagtgTATCCTCTACGCACTGGGGGTCGGCATGTCGACCAAGGACCCAGACCATCTTAG GTTCCTGTATGAAGGCGATCCTGACTTTAGCTGCCTGCCCACCTTTGGGGTCATTCCCTCCCAGGCAGCCATGATGGATGGAGGGCTGGCCTCAATCCCTGGACTCAACATAGATTTCACACAG GTTCTGCATGGAGAACAGTATCTGGAGCTTTACAAACCTCTGCCAACATCAG GTGAACTAACCTCTCAGGCGACGATAGCAGACGTGCTGGACAAAGGCTCCGGAGCCCTCATCCTCTTGGACG TGAACACCTACAGCGACGGGGAGCTGCTGTGCTTCAACcagttttcagtgtttgtggtCGGAGCTGGAGGCTTCGGAGGAAAGAGAACCTCCgacaaagtcaaa gttGCTGTGTCACCACCTCAACGGGCACCAGATGCTGTGGTGATTGATTCCACCACCAGAGACCaa GCCGCCTTGTACCGGTTGAGTGGCGACTGGAACCCTCTTCACATCGACCCCAGCTTTGCTGCCATGGGAG GCTTCAAGGCTCCGATCCTTCATGGCTTGTGCTCATTTGGCTTCGCTGCGAGACACGTCCTCAAGCACTTTGCCGACAATGACCCGTCCAGATTCAAGGCCATCAAG gttcGCTTTGTGAAGCCGGTGCTGCCGGGTCAGTCTCTGCAGACTGAGATGTGGAAGGAAGGCAACAGGATTCACATCCAGTGCAAA GTGAAGGAGACAGATGCTGTAGTGTTATCAGGAGCCTACGTGGATTTACACCCTGCGTCAGATGCGTCTCCAGAAAATCTCAGTCAA GGAGCAGGATTTCAGAGCGAGCTGGTGTTTGCAGAGATCGGACGTCGTGTTAAGGACGCCGGCTCAGAGCTGGTGAAGAAGGTGAACGCTGTGTTCGGCTGGGAGATCACTAAAGACGGCAAGAACACCGCACAGTGGA
- the pheta1 gene encoding sesquipedalian-1 — translation MKLNERSVAHYATCDSPPDKTGFLFKKGERNTAYHRRWFVLKGNMLFYFEERDSREPIGVIVLEGCTVELCESAEEFAFAVKFDCAKARVYKMASDSQVAMESWVKALSRASFDYMRLVVKELERQLEEIHEAAGGSCVGAAVGGLQGRPKLSRRSHVSRSKSGASSTSSSSSSLSSSSSAPLMSVPFSAQKSSQDEVQLVSGCSKENGVAWSKPPVALANGFIEGGSSSAAWEGCAESGSSTVIGYGAEGVRAPPVPPRRRGASLESPVSPGTVCFSKLHDWYGKEVEDLRMQWLQSQ, via the coding sequence ATGAAGCTGAACGAACGCAGCGTTGCGCACTACGCCACCTGTGACTCCCCACCAGACAAGACAGGCTTCCTGTTCAAAAAGGGTGAGCGCAACACGGCTTATCACCGGCGCTGGTTTGTCCTGAAAGGGAACATGCTCTTCTACTTTGAGGAGCGTGACAGCCGAGAGCCCATTGGCGTCATCGTCCTGGAAGGATGCACCGTGGAGCTGTGCGAGTCAGCTGAGGAGTTCGCCTTCGCCGTCAAGTTCGACTGTGCCAAAGCTCGCGTGTACAAGATGGCTTCTGACAGCCAGGTGGCTATGGAGTCATGGGTGAAAGCGTTGTCCAGGGCCAGCTTTGACTACATGAGGCTGGtggtgaaggagctggagaggcagCTAGAGGAGATCCATGAGGCTGCAGGAGGCAGCTGTGTCGGGGCTGCAGTTGGAGGCTTGCAGGGCAGGCCGAAGCTGTCCAGGCGAAGCCATGTTTCGCGGTCTAAGTCAGGAGCATCCTCCACTTCATCGTCTTCATCCTCTTTATCATCGTCATCAAGTGCTCCTCTCATGTCAGTCCCCTTCTCCGCTCAAAAGAGCAGCCAGGATGAGGTGCAGCTCGTCTCTGGCTGCTCCAAAGAGAACGGGGTTGCATGGAGTAAACCACCAGTTGCCTTGGCTAATGGCTTCATTGAGGGAGGGTCTTCCAGTGCGGCCTGGGAAGGCTGTGCAGAGTCTGGGAGTAGCACTGTGATCGGCTATGGGGCCGAGGGGGTGAGGGCTCCACCAGTGCCAccgaggagaagaggagcatCTCTGGAAAGCCCCGTCTCCCCCGGCACCGTCTGCTTCTCCAAACTCCATGACTGGTACGGCAAAGAGGTGGAGGACTTGAGAATGCAGTGGCTGCAGAGCCagtaa